The Burkholderia mayonis DNA window GGGCAGCGACCCGTTCGTCTCGATCGCGATCGTAAAACCCGCCGCATGCAGCGCGTCGACGAGCGGCTGATCGAGCTGCAGCATCGGCTCGCCGCCCGTGCAGACGACGAAGCGATACGCTTCGCCTGCCGGCCACAGCGACGCGATCTTCGCTGCGAGCGACACGGCGTCCTTGAACTTGCCGCCGTTCTCGCCGTCGGTGCCGACGAAGTCGGTGTCACAGAAGCGGCACACCGCGCCGTCGCGATCCGCTTCGCGCCCCGACCACAGGTTGCAGCCGGCGAACCGGCAGAACACGGCCGGACGCCCGGCATTCGCGCCCTCGCCCTGCAACGTATAGAAGATTTCCTTGACCGTGTACGTCATGCTGCTTCGTTTCGGCTCGCGCCGTTCGCCTTCCGTTACTCGATGAATCCAGTTGTCGCCCGCGCCGTCGCGTGAGCACCGCGCCGCGTCAGACCGGCGCCTCCGTCACGCGCTCGCCGCGCAGATACGCTTCATAGCCGCGCTTGCGCAGCTTGCACGCCGGGCATTCGCCACAGCCGAAGCCCCAATCGTGCAGCTCCGAGCGCTCGCCGACGTAGCACGTGTGCGTCTCGATGCGAATCAGCTCGACGAACGGCTTGCCGCCGAGCTGCTCCGCGAGCCGCCACGTGTCGGCCTTGTCGAGCCACATCAGCGGCGTTTCCAGCACGAAGCGCGCGTCCATGCCGAGATTGAGCGTGATCTGCAGCGCCTTCATCGTATCGTCGCGGCAATCCGGATAGCCGGAAAAATCGGTCTCGCACATGCCGCCGACGAGCACGCGCAACCCGCGCCGATACGCGATCGCCGCGCCGATCGTCATGAACAGCAGATTGCGGCCCGGCACGAACGTGTTCGGCAGGCCGTTCGACGCCGTCTCGATCTCGATCGCGCGTGTCATCGCGGTGTCGCTGATCGAGCCGAGCACCGACAGATCGATCATGTGATCGTCGCCGAGCTTGTTCTCCCACTGCGGAAAACGCCGCTTCAGCGCATCGCGCACGCCCTCGCGGCATTCGAGCTCGACGCGATGGCGCTGGCCGTAGTCGAAGCCGAGCGTCTCGACGGTCTGATAGCGCTCGAGCGCCCAGGCAACACACGTAGCCGAATCCTGGCCGCCGGAAAACAACACGAGCGCGCCGTCCTTAGCGTCTGTCCGAATCACCTGATACTCCGTGAATGATGAGCGAGCGCGCCGGCGATCCGGCACGCGCCGGCGGCGCCGGCCCACCCAGTATAGGCAGCAGCGCCCGGCCGGAAACGGCGCGGCGCTTATGTCGCTCATCGCTCCGCGATGCAGCGGCGCACGGGCCCATGCCGTCCTCGAGCGCCGAAACGAAAAAAGGACTTGCGGCGCCCACCGGGGCACATCCTCAAGTCCTCTAAGTCTTTGAGTCGACGGAGATTTTATCACGCCTCCCCAAAACCGGCCGAGGACCGGAAATGCCGCTCCACAAACGAAAAACCCCAAGAATCTGGCGATTCTTGGGGTGGGATACTGCTGGTGGCCTGGGGCGGAATCGAACCACCGACACGCGGATTTTCAAAACGTACCGCTGACACCAGCGCCCCGTCTGGCAAGGCATCGCGGCCGCCCAAGAAGCGAAAAGCAGCCTGAAGTATTACACAACTTGGCACATTCCGGGCACAGCCCGGTTCATCCTCGGCACACGCGGCATCCGCGGGCCAGCCCCCGCGCGACGCTGAACGGGATGCCGGATCGCTCGCGCGCGCCATGCGGCAGAGTTGACTGTGCGCATGTAGCACTCGAGCACTGCCTTCGGAGTTTTACTGACGCGCACCAATCGCTTATAAATCAATGCCTTGCGCAACTCGCACGCTGCAAGATCAAGGCTAAACAGGGCGAGTCGAAGTCAATCCGGCCTATGCAAGCTGCAATTTAGCTGCACAACACCGACCGCTCTTCACCGGTTGTCAGGGGCTTCTGACACCCTGTCCAGCGGCGGGAAAACTCCGTCCGAGCATGCTAGGCCCTTGACGAATGCCTAATCTTGCACTATCTGACCAGTTAGCAAGGTGCTATGCTTCGCCCTGAAGCTGCACGCAATACTGTGTATACATCCAGTACTTTGATAAGATAACAAGGTGGGAATGATGGCGACCGGGGAACAAGGGCCTGTTGCACGTTGGTTTGCTCGCGAGACTCGCGGCTTACTCGGCGGGTTCTGCGGAGGGATCGTAGGATCGATTGTTGCATTCACAGCAATCAATCGCTGGAGCACGCCGCTCACTGTCGCATCGGCGGACTCAGTCTCGATCGCCAACACTTACATCGTCTACACAACCTTCGTAATTGCAGCGGTTGCCGCGCTGTTGGCGATTGCCGGCCTTATCTTCACCGAGCACTTTTCGATGGAGAAGGACGCTCACATAGAGAACGCGTTCAAGGCCCTGCTTGCGCAGCTTGCGACCGACGAAGAGAAGGCTGTGAAGTTCGTCAAAGAGCTGATGAAGAACCCCGGCGTCGTCCAGAGCGTGAGCGACAGCGTTGAGGAAAAGCTGAGCGAAATTGTCGCAAGGCGGAAAGCTCACGCCGGCCAGCGGGCGAATGATGCTCGCAACGAGAAGGATGCCTTAGACGATTTATCATCGTAAGAGGGAGGTCACATGGTTACCGAAACTACTGCCCCCCAAATGTTGACCGTGTCGGATTTGGGGAAATACCTGAAGGATGAATTCGACTATGACATCTTTGCGGGCGCACCGCCGGTCGATGTCGATGCCATCGCGCGACTCTTAGATATCAACGTTATCGAGTCGCCGACTTTCAACGGCTCAACGTCGGCGCCTGTCGATAGCGATACGGTGGGCCTGATTTCTCTTGAGCACGAAGGTAGGGCCACTGTCTGGATAAACACCAACCAGAATTCGTACGAACCACGACGTAGGTTTACGCTGGCGCACGAAATCGGCCACTTTTGTATGCATCGCGTTGAGGGACGGCTCGAGTTCGTCGATGACAAGAGCACGATGAGCCGCAGCGAATCTTATTGGACGAGACACGAATCGGAAGCAAATAACTTCGCGGCGGAACTCCTTATGCCCTCGCAGCTTATCCGATCCGTCGGCCGACCGATCATCGACGCTTATAAGCGTGAAAACGGCACGGAAAAGATGCCGCTGGATCGCTTCACTGCTCAAATGGCGCCTCGTTTCCGCGTCTCGAATCCTGCGATGGAATACCGAGTAAAAAATATGCTTGCTAGGCGCTAGCCTAGAATCCACTGAAGCTCGCTACGGCGAGCTTTTTTTCGCCCAAACCACGTCAGGCCAGTGATTGCCAAGCCGCATCAAAGCGCACGCGCTTGCATCAGAACGCACTATCCCCGCACACCTGCAAATTCCCCGAAACCCACGCCACAAGGGCCAGCAAGCAAAGGCGCCCGGTGCACTAGAACCACCCTGTCAAGCGAAGCCCGCAGGCGAGGAGGGGACCGCGCAAAGGCGGCTGCGGCGCCCTCCT harbors:
- the queE gene encoding 7-carboxy-7-deazaguanine synthase, with the protein product MTYTVKEIFYTLQGEGANAGRPAVFCRFAGCNLWSGREADRDGAVCRFCDTDFVGTDGENGGKFKDAVSLAAKIASLWPAGEAYRFVVCTGGEPMLQLDQPLVDALHAAGFTIAIETNGSLPVLESIDWVCVSPKADAPLVVTKGNELKVVVPQDKQRLADYAKLDFEHFLVQPMDGPSRDFNTKLAIDWCKRHPQWRLSMQTHKYLNIP
- the queC gene encoding 7-cyano-7-deazaguanine synthase QueC — its product is MIRTDAKDGALVLFSGGQDSATCVAWALERYQTVETLGFDYGQRHRVELECREGVRDALKRRFPQWENKLGDDHMIDLSVLGSISDTAMTRAIEIETASNGLPNTFVPGRNLLFMTIGAAIAYRRGLRVLVGGMCETDFSGYPDCRDDTMKALQITLNLGMDARFVLETPLMWLDKADTWRLAEQLGGKPFVELIRIETHTCYVGERSELHDWGFGCGECPACKLRKRGYEAYLRGERVTEAPV
- a CDS encoding ImmA/IrrE family metallo-endopeptidase, which gives rise to MVTETTAPQMLTVSDLGKYLKDEFDYDIFAGAPPVDVDAIARLLDINVIESPTFNGSTSAPVDSDTVGLISLEHEGRATVWINTNQNSYEPRRRFTLAHEIGHFCMHRVEGRLEFVDDKSTMSRSESYWTRHESEANNFAAELLMPSQLIRSVGRPIIDAYKRENGTEKMPLDRFTAQMAPRFRVSNPAMEYRVKNMLARR